The Gossypium hirsutum isolate 1008001.06 chromosome A03, Gossypium_hirsutum_v2.1, whole genome shotgun sequence genome contains the following window.
TTCCAGCATGCTGAAGTTAAAAACTCCGGCAATAACGCTGAAAAATTATACTATTTTAGCTGATTTGGTAGGATCAACAAGATCAGTCAATGATACAAGGAGAATTATTGGTGCCCTGTACATCTGCACTAATACTACATTATTACTCAGCAGTGTCAGAATCAGGCTTAGATGTATGATCCTGAAGGGTTGCGGATTGAGATTCAATGCTTTTAGTACGCTGGAGGCTTGGGGCTCGATGAACCCTGCAACGGAATGAACCGGGATGCGTCGTTGGAGAGCATAAGCAATTTGTCTTTGTGACACTCGGTTGTCGGCTAAGTCCAGGCGCACCTTGACCTTGCCCTGATGCTGGCCCCGCCGCATGAGACTCTACAGTACTTGCTGTTATCGTTTCAGTCTTTGATGGAATCTCCACCTTCAGATTCTTCTTTGACATTGTCTCACTTTCCATTAtcgcttttttttttctcctgcCAAATTTCAATGCTTAGGCATATAAATATAATACTTGATCGACATGAAATACTACACTATGTGGCAAGACAggaaaatacaatttaataagtGAAAGATGGAAAAGACATAGATATTGTACTTGTAACGAGGGCCTTGAATGGCCTAAAATTGGTTGAGTTTGCAATAGCTTTGAAGTGAAGAAGAGAAGAGATAACAATTGGCAAtggctaaaaataacaaaagagaTAGAAATGGCCTGTCACGGGATCTATAATCCAATCCACTACCCTCCCACCTAAATTTATCACTTTTCTTAACGCTTCAACCACTctaaaaacacagaaaataaaagaaacagtTGATCATCAAATAGGACCCCAACACCAttcatcttttcaaattttcttttttatataactAAAGAAAAAAGCATGCATATGAATCATGAGACTTAATGTTTCAAAAACGATTTGTCATATCTAAAGTACGATATATTTAGGGTCATCATAGTTTCTTTTTCTTACCATTGCCTTAGATATATTTACAAGAAAGTTGTTTTGATAACCATGACTCGAGACACAAACGATTGGATCAAATTTTTTCAGGATTTTTGaacattttattcaaataaatttattcaattaatgttatttttatttctgAATCCATACTTGATTTAAACtcatttacaaaattaaatacCCAACCCAATcacaaacaaaattataaaaccatCACTAATTAACCCAACACTAAACAAAAAACCATCAGCATATAAGAACATAAGGACGACCTTCATCTTCACTTGATGTAATTCTTGTCGTGAGACttcttttcttgattttttttttgttctttcttgggttaaaatttgaagttttttctttatatataggAAAATATTTTTGCCACATAGCATGGTTTTGAGGTAGTAATTTGTCTAATATACCCCCGTTGtgatttaatattaataaaaaatgttgGTTTTTTacacaagaaagaaaaaaaaacagatgaAATTTTAGCAATCAAAATTACTTTTGTCTTTTTTATATTCCAATTCTTATGTTTACATACAAAGTATACatttaaataggaaaattttaccaAATGTAACTTGACAAGTTGACATGCCTAAGCACATAGGATCACTCATTAGTTAATTTGTGTCTAATTGATACTGATTACATTAACCtattaaattaaagataaataaaataatctatcAACTTTTTTTAAACAAGGACAATTCTCAGTTAAACTAACTACCACTTTAGCTCACACTTGGATTGTCCGCCACTTTAACTTGCACTATAGGCCTTTTTGACTTGCACTTTTTTTTGCTGAAAGTTTTGGCTTGTCCACCACTACTACATACTTGGCCAactttcaacactcctccttcaTCTCCGTTAACTCCAATCATTACTTTCACTTCTTACTATTTACACATATAAGAGtcatcatatttatatttatattttcatttaatgaATCATATAGCTCTTTTGAGCATGGCAACCCAATCACATTAACTAATGCACATACAAGCAAAATTTCCAATAACTCATGTTTCTCACATTCTTAAGCATACGTGACATTTCTAAAATATATTAACGCACACGTTAAACAAGAAAGTATAGTAAGTTCCGTGATAACTTACACTCAAGCAATAAAATGGAATGAGGGCTCTTTCTATGGCTTTCACTccacaaccttttcttttccctt
Protein-coding sequences here:
- the LOC107886548 gene encoding uncharacterized protein yields the protein MESETMSKKNLKVEIPSKTETITASTVESHAAGPASGQGQGAPGLSRQPSVTKTNCLCSPTTHPGSFRCRVHRAPSLQRTKSIESQSATLQDHTSKPDSDTAE